The region CGTGGCCGGCGGCGGGGCCCTGGCCGGCGACTTCTGGCCCGCCTCCTCGATCAAGGTGCTGGCCGCCCTGGGCGCCCTCGAGTTCGCTGCGTCCCTCGGGTTCACCGGGGCCGCGACCGTGTCGCTGGATACCGGGTACGCGGCCACCCTCCGGGAGATCTACCAGTCCGCGGTCACCAACAGCGACAACTTCGACTACGACGTCCTGATCGTCATCGCCGGCTTCGACCGGCTCAACACCGACTTCTTGAGCCCGGCCAACGGGTTTCCCAGCACCGTGATCCAGCGGTCGTACGCCGGCATCGACGTGCGGTGGTCGCCCGAGATGACCTTCGAGGAGGGCGGCCGCACCGTCGTCGTCCCCGCCCGGGAGGGTGTGGGCGAGTACGAGTGCCCGGACGAGGGCAACTGCTCCAACCTGTTCGAGATGTCGGAGGCGGTCCGCCGGCTGGTGCTCGACCGGTCGCTTCCCGCCGAGGAGCGTTTCGCCATCGGCCCGGACGACGTGCAGGCCCTCGTGGAGGCTCTGGCCGGCACCGGCAGCTTCTTCGCCCCGGGGGTCGAGAAGGCGGTGGGTCCAGGGGCGACGGTGCTGAGCAAGCCGGGGGTGGCGGCCGGCTTGGCCTGCGTCGACACCGCGGTGGTGACCGCGCCCACCGGCGACCGCTACCTGCTCAGCGCGGCCATCCCCGACGGCGATTACGACGAGGAGTGCGGGGGACTCTCCGACCTGGCGGCCGCCGTGCTGCCCCTTCTCGCGAGGCAGTAGCCCCGGGACCGCGTCTTTGGCTGTCTCTGGCGGGGGGTACGGTGACTCCGTGGCCGATCAGGCGACCTTTGCGGACCAGGCGATGGAGCACATGGGCTCCCTCTACACGGCCGCCCTGCGGATGACCCGCAACCCCTCCGACGCCGAAGACCTGGTGCAGGAGACCTACCTGAAGGCCTACCGGGGCTTCGGCGGGTTCCAGGAGGGCACCAACCTCAAGGCCTGGCTCTACCGCATCCTCACCAACACCTTCATCAACACCTACCGGTCGAAGAAGCGCCGCCCCGAAGAGACCGAGCTCGACGACCTCGAGAACCTCTACATGTACAAGCGCCTGGCCGGGGCGGAGGGTGCCGCGGCCGGCCGCAGCGCGGAAGACGAGGTCCTCGACCACATCACCGAGACCGAGGTCAAGGAGGCCATCGAGGCGCTGCCCGAGCAGTTCCGCATGGCCGTGCTCCTCGGCGACGTCGAAGGTTTTTCGTACAAGGAGATCGCCGAGATCCTCGACATCCCCATCGGCACGGTCATGAGCCGCCTGCACCGGGGAAGAAGCCGCCTCCAGAAGTCGTTGTACGACTTCGCACGCACCCGGGGCCTGGCGGACGAGACCACCGACCCCGATGCCCCACCCCGCCGCCAGCCCGAACGGGCCCGCTGACCCGAGACGCCATGGACGACTGCAACGACGCCCTTCACGAGCTCTACGAGTACCTCGACGGTGAGCTCACCGATGGCCGGCGCGAGATCATCGCCCAGCACCTCACCGCCTGCGGCGAGTGCTTCGAGGCCTTCGACTTCCAGGCCGAGCTGCGGCAGGTCATCGCCCACAAGTGTCGGGACGAGGTCCCGGACTCGCTGAAGTCCCGGGTGGCTCAGCTGATCGACGGGGACGCCTGACCGTGCCCCGGGCCCGCAACAAGGCCAACGGCCCCCGCCGGGAGCCGGTCGGGGGCCGCACCTGCTCCGAGCCGGGCTGCGAGACCCGCCTCTCGGTCTACAACGACGCCGAGCACTGCTCGTTGCACCACCCGGCCGAGCTCCTCCGCACCCGTGGTCGCCACATCGCCTGACCGGGATCGGGCCGTCCCGGCCCGATTCGGCTGGCCCTCCGGTCACCCCTAGGATCGTCCCCATGTCGCTGGCAGCAGTCGTCTGGACCCACTGGTTGGTCGTCGGCTTGACCGTGGGCGTCGTCCTGGCCACCGTCGCCGTCGTCGTCGGCTACTTCCGGTCCGTCGTCCGGCCCAAGTACCCACCCCGCGGTTCGCGGCAGGCCTGAGCGAGCGCCGGGCCGTGGCCGAGACCGCCGTCGACTGGGGCCTGGCCGAGCGGGTGGCCGTCCGGGCCGCCGGCTCCGACCCGTTCTTCCGCTCGTACCACGCCGACTCGCTGGCCGCCGACTTCGACGAGCTGACGGCCCGGGCCGAGGAGCAGGTGGCGGCGGCCACCGGGCTGCACAGCCTGGCCGGCCCGGCCCGCGCCCGGGTCGACGACCGGGCGGCGTGGATCCGGGCCAACATCGCCTCGTTCCAGCGCCTGCTCCGACCCGTCACCAACCGGCTGGAGGAGACGGTGGGCTCCGGCCTCCTGGCTCCCGTGGCCCGGCGGGCGGCCGGGGCCGAGGTGGGGGCCCTGCTGGGGTGGATGTCCACCCGGGTGCTGGGCCAGTACGACCTGCTGGTCATCGAGGACGAGGACCCTCACGACCAGGACCTGGTCCACTACGTGGGCACCAACGTCCTGGCCCTGGAGAAGAAGTTCGGCTTCCCGCCCCGGGAGTTCCGGCACTGGCTGGCCCTCCACGAGGTCACCCACCGGATGCAGTTCACCGGCATCCCGTGGATGCGCGAGCACTTCCTGGGCCTGGTCGACGGCATGGTGTCGGTGGTCGACGACGACCCCAAGGAGCTGCTGGCCGCCGTCACCCGGGCCGTCGATGAGATCCGCAAGGGCCGCAACCCCCTCGACGAGGGGGGCATCGCCGCCCTGGTCGGCACGCCGGCCCAGCGGGAGCTGCTGGAGCACATCGGCGGGCTGATGAGCCTGCTCGAGGGCCACGGCGACGTCACCATGGACCGGGCCGGGGCCGACCAGATCCCCAACGCCGACCGCTTCGGGCAGGTGCTGCGCCAGCGCCGGCAACAGGCCAACCCCATCGTGAAGCTGGTCCAGAAGCTGATCGGCTTCGAGGCCAAGCTCAAGCAGTACGAGCAGGGCGAGCGCTTCATCGAGGCCGTCGAGAAGGCGGGCGGGCCGGCCCAGCTCGACCGGGCCTGGGAGGACGCGGCCAACCTGCCCACCATGACCGAGATCCGCGACCCCCAGGCCTGGCTGGACCGGGTCGGGGTCGCCGCTCCCGCCGCCTGACCGCTCGGCCCTGGTGAGGGCGGTGCTCGGTTCGGGGGGCGAGCCTGCCGTGGGCGACCTGGTCGGCCGGTGCACGTTCCCGGCGGTGGGGGCGGAGGTGACCGCGGCGGTGTCGGGCGGGGCCGACTCGCTGGCC is a window of Acidimicrobiales bacterium DNA encoding:
- a CDS encoding sigma-70 family RNA polymerase sigma factor, producing the protein MADQATFADQAMEHMGSLYTAALRMTRNPSDAEDLVQETYLKAYRGFGGFQEGTNLKAWLYRILTNTFINTYRSKKRRPEETELDDLENLYMYKRLAGAEGAAAGRSAEDEVLDHITETEVKEAIEALPEQFRMAVLLGDVEGFSYKEIAEILDIPIGTVMSRLHRGRSRLQKSLYDFARTRGLADETTDPDAPPRRQPERAR
- the rsrA gene encoding mycothiol system anti-sigma-R factor, whose amino-acid sequence is MDDCNDALHELYEYLDGELTDGRREIIAQHLTACGECFEAFDFQAELRQVIAHKCRDEVPDSLKSRVAQLIDGDA
- a CDS encoding serine hydrolase, with product VAGGGALAGDFWPASSIKVLAALGALEFAASLGFTGAATVSLDTGYAATLREIYQSAVTNSDNFDYDVLIVIAGFDRLNTDFLSPANGFPSTVIQRSYAGIDVRWSPEMTFEEGGRTVVVPAREGVGEYECPDEGNCSNLFEMSEAVRRLVLDRSLPAEERFAIGPDDVQALVEALAGTGSFFAPGVEKAVGPGATVLSKPGVAAGLACVDTAVVTAPTGDRYLLSAAIPDGDYDEECGGLSDLAAAVLPLLARQ
- a CDS encoding zinc-dependent metalloprotease, translating into MAETAVDWGLAERVAVRAAGSDPFFRSYHADSLAADFDELTARAEEQVAAATGLHSLAGPARARVDDRAAWIRANIASFQRLLRPVTNRLEETVGSGLLAPVARRAAGAEVGALLGWMSTRVLGQYDLLVIEDEDPHDQDLVHYVGTNVLALEKKFGFPPREFRHWLALHEVTHRMQFTGIPWMREHFLGLVDGMVSVVDDDPKELLAAVTRAVDEIRKGRNPLDEGGIAALVGTPAQRELLEHIGGLMSLLEGHGDVTMDRAGADQIPNADRFGQVLRQRRQQANPIVKLVQKLIGFEAKLKQYEQGERFIEAVEKAGGPAQLDRAWEDAANLPTMTEIRDPQAWLDRVGVAAPAA